A genomic region of Denticeps clupeoides chromosome 9, fDenClu1.1, whole genome shotgun sequence contains the following coding sequences:
- the ubxn4 gene encoding UBX domain-containing protein 4 isoform X1, with product MRWFEGSIPAAIAFAKQHNAIFVVVITGDDEQSGQMTLSWEDDRVAEVTNGSCVAIKVDGKSETCIQFSQIYPVVCIPSSFFIGENGIPLEVIAGSVSAEELTERIHKVLQMHKQQVGPVEEPPLSTSTAPHSPISPTEPSEKPAAAVAAPSKAESLSMPREESGAETHGTVNSDDRSQSSDEASTASQPDEALDAKVERLTRKLEERREQKKKGEEENDIKKELERRKLGKDMLDFKRKQEDEKTKRLLEERNREKAEEKAARERVKQQIALDRADRAARYAKTQEEVQLAQATALQARQLEMDARRDAAQRERSAVARIQFRLPDGSSFTNQFPSNTPLHEARQFAAQELGNRYGRFSLATMFPRREFVGEDLEKTLLELELAPSASIVVLPQSSRPAQTVVQSSSGGFWAMLHTLLYPLLAFWRFLSGFIFSPQPPSASSSSTAAAAGGTQQGSTTASPSAPAGEPKRDTIRKRVLEKRPEDFKRDGKIYRLRTQEDSEDDNNTWNGNSTQQM from the exons ATGCGCTGGTTTGAGGGCTCCATTCCAGCTGCCATCGCCTTCGCCAAACAGCACAATGCCATATTCGTCGTCGTTATAACAG GTGATGATGAGCAGTCtggccagatgacattgagctgGGAGGATGACCGAGTGGCCGAAGTTACAAACGGCTCCTGTGTAGCCATCAAAGTTGATGGCAAAAG TGAAACCTGCATCCAGTTCTCCCAAATCT ATCCAGTTGTGTGCATCCCATCCAGCTTCTTCATTGGTGAGAATGGGATTCCTCTGGAGGTCATCGCTGGCAGCGTGTCAGCTGAAGAACTCACTGAGAGGATCCACAAAGTCCTGCAG ATGCATAAACAGCAGGTGGGACCTGTGGAGGAGCCGCCACTCTCCACCAGCACAGCCCCCCATTCACCCATCAGTCCTACAGAACCCTCAGaaaaacctgctgctgctgtcgctgCCCCCTCAAAAG CAGAATCACTGTCGATGCCGAGAGAGGAAAGCGGTGCAGAGACTCACGGGACGGTGAACAGTGATGACCGGAGCCAGTCTTCTGACGAAGCTTCAACAGCCTCACAACCAGATGAAGCTCTGGATGCCAAGGTGGAGCG TCTCACACGGAAGCTGGAAGAAAGAAGAGAGCAAAAGAAGAAAGGCGAAGAGGAG AATGATATTAAGAAGGAGCTGGAACGGAGGAAGCTGGGAAAGGACATGCTTGACTTCAAGCGGAAGCAGGAGGATGAGAAGACAAAGAGGCTTCTGGAGGAGCGGAACCGGGAGAAGGCTGAGGAGAAAGCTGCTAGGGAGCGTGTCAAGCAGCAGATCGCcttg GACCGTGCTGACCGAGCTGCTCGCTATGCCAAGACACAGGAAGAGGTACAGTTGGCCCAAGCTACAGCCCTGCAGGCCAGACAGTTAGAGATGGACGCTCGGAGAGATGCGGCGCAGCGGGAGCGCAG tgctgtTGCAAGGATTCAGTTCCGGCTACCCGACGGCTCGTCTTTTACCAATCAGTTCCCCTCAAACACACCCCTCCATGAGGCCCGGCAGTTCGCCGCACAG GAGTTGGGTAACCGCTATGGACGCTTCTCCTTGGCAACAATGTTCCCCCGACGGGAGTTTGTTGGAGAGGATTTGGAGAAGACCCTGTTAGAGTTGGAACTGGCTCCTAGTGCCTCCATTGTGGTGCTTCCT CAGTCAAGCAGACCAGCCCAAACAGTTGTCCAATCATCCAGCGGGGGCTTCTGGGCCATGCTACACACTCTGCTGTACCCCCTATTGGCTTTCTGGAGGTTCCTCAGTGGTTTTATCTTTAGCCCACAACCAccatcagcatcatcatcatcaacagcagcagcagcagggggaACCCAGCAGGGCTCCACTACAGCTTCTCCCTCTGCTCCAGCTGGAGAACCAAAGAG GGATACCATTCGCAAAAGAGTTCTGGAAAAGAGACCAGAGGACTTCAAAAGAGATGGGAAAATTTACAGACTACGGACTCAAGAAGACAGTGAAGATGATAACAACACGTGGAATGGAAACTCCACTCAGCAGATGTAG
- the ubxn4 gene encoding UBX domain-containing protein 4 isoform X2, translated as MRWFEGSIPAAIAFAKQHNAIFVVVITGDDEQSGQMTLSWEDDRVAEVTNGSCVAIKVDGKSETCIQFSQIYPVVCIPSSFFIGENGIPLEVIAGSVSAEELTERIHKVLQMHKQQVGPVEEPPLSTSTAPHSPISPTEPSEKPAAAVAAPSKESLSMPREESGAETHGTVNSDDRSQSSDEASTASQPDEALDAKVERLTRKLEERREQKKKGEEENDIKKELERRKLGKDMLDFKRKQEDEKTKRLLEERNREKAEEKAARERVKQQIALDRADRAARYAKTQEEVQLAQATALQARQLEMDARRDAAQRERSAVARIQFRLPDGSSFTNQFPSNTPLHEARQFAAQELGNRYGRFSLATMFPRREFVGEDLEKTLLELELAPSASIVVLPQSSRPAQTVVQSSSGGFWAMLHTLLYPLLAFWRFLSGFIFSPQPPSASSSSTAAAAGGTQQGSTTASPSAPAGEPKRDTIRKRVLEKRPEDFKRDGKIYRLRTQEDSEDDNNTWNGNSTQQM; from the exons ATGCGCTGGTTTGAGGGCTCCATTCCAGCTGCCATCGCCTTCGCCAAACAGCACAATGCCATATTCGTCGTCGTTATAACAG GTGATGATGAGCAGTCtggccagatgacattgagctgGGAGGATGACCGAGTGGCCGAAGTTACAAACGGCTCCTGTGTAGCCATCAAAGTTGATGGCAAAAG TGAAACCTGCATCCAGTTCTCCCAAATCT ATCCAGTTGTGTGCATCCCATCCAGCTTCTTCATTGGTGAGAATGGGATTCCTCTGGAGGTCATCGCTGGCAGCGTGTCAGCTGAAGAACTCACTGAGAGGATCCACAAAGTCCTGCAG ATGCATAAACAGCAGGTGGGACCTGTGGAGGAGCCGCCACTCTCCACCAGCACAGCCCCCCATTCACCCATCAGTCCTACAGAACCCTCAGaaaaacctgctgctgctgtcgctgCCCCCTCAAAAG AATCACTGTCGATGCCGAGAGAGGAAAGCGGTGCAGAGACTCACGGGACGGTGAACAGTGATGACCGGAGCCAGTCTTCTGACGAAGCTTCAACAGCCTCACAACCAGATGAAGCTCTGGATGCCAAGGTGGAGCG TCTCACACGGAAGCTGGAAGAAAGAAGAGAGCAAAAGAAGAAAGGCGAAGAGGAG AATGATATTAAGAAGGAGCTGGAACGGAGGAAGCTGGGAAAGGACATGCTTGACTTCAAGCGGAAGCAGGAGGATGAGAAGACAAAGAGGCTTCTGGAGGAGCGGAACCGGGAGAAGGCTGAGGAGAAAGCTGCTAGGGAGCGTGTCAAGCAGCAGATCGCcttg GACCGTGCTGACCGAGCTGCTCGCTATGCCAAGACACAGGAAGAGGTACAGTTGGCCCAAGCTACAGCCCTGCAGGCCAGACAGTTAGAGATGGACGCTCGGAGAGATGCGGCGCAGCGGGAGCGCAG tgctgtTGCAAGGATTCAGTTCCGGCTACCCGACGGCTCGTCTTTTACCAATCAGTTCCCCTCAAACACACCCCTCCATGAGGCCCGGCAGTTCGCCGCACAG GAGTTGGGTAACCGCTATGGACGCTTCTCCTTGGCAACAATGTTCCCCCGACGGGAGTTTGTTGGAGAGGATTTGGAGAAGACCCTGTTAGAGTTGGAACTGGCTCCTAGTGCCTCCATTGTGGTGCTTCCT CAGTCAAGCAGACCAGCCCAAACAGTTGTCCAATCATCCAGCGGGGGCTTCTGGGCCATGCTACACACTCTGCTGTACCCCCTATTGGCTTTCTGGAGGTTCCTCAGTGGTTTTATCTTTAGCCCACAACCAccatcagcatcatcatcatcaacagcagcagcagcagggggaACCCAGCAGGGCTCCACTACAGCTTCTCCCTCTGCTCCAGCTGGAGAACCAAAGAG GGATACCATTCGCAAAAGAGTTCTGGAAAAGAGACCAGAGGACTTCAAAAGAGATGGGAAAATTTACAGACTACGGACTCAAGAAGACAGTGAAGATGATAACAACACGTGGAATGGAAACTCCACTCAGCAGATGTAG